CGCCTCCCTTTTAGCATTCGAATGCTTCCCGAAGAAGGTTCTCCCCTGATGGAGTGGGGCAGAAATCGCTGGCTCAAATGTAACAAAAAGTGCCATCCGATGTCAAAAAGTCCGCAGCGCACAGGAATAATTCTCCGAGCAGGCCAGACGAAAGCTCACCGACCAGCCTTGTATCCACTATCTTATTGGCTAGGCTATTCGTCGTCTTCGTATAGACGCGAATATAATTATCTGTAAGCCCTTCCCAAAAGGTATAGTCGTAGAGTCCCTGAAACTCTGTTCCCGCAAGGACCTTTGCCTGTTCTCTTGGGCACATCCTCTGCTCATATAGAACTCGGCCCATTGTACCGACAAATTGGGCCCGAAATCGTTGACCACTCTCCTTGGCCAACTTTAGCAGCATTTCACTCCGTACTTTTTTCGCCGCCTCAGGCACCTGACCAGGCATAGCGGCTGCTGGTGTTCCGCATCGAGGGGAGAAATTGAAGACGTGGATGCGAGCAAAGCTGGCTTCTTTAGCAAAATGGTAACTCTCTTCGAACTCCTTGTTCGTCTCACCGGGAAAGCCGACGATCATATCAGTGGTGATAGCTACATCCGGTATGGCTTGTCGTATCAGATGCATCGTGGTTAGGAAGCTGGCTGTATCATAGCCGCGGCGCATACGTTGAAGAACAGCATCACTACCACTTTGTAAGGGCAAATGAAAATGTCTACATAACCTGGGATTTGGCCAGAGATTCAAAAGGGATGGATCGAAATCCTGAGGCTCTACGGAGGAAAGTCTCAAGCGAGGACAGGAAGTCTCCCTTAATATGGCCCCAACCAGGTCAGCCAAGCCATAATTGGTATGGGGAGCAAGGTCCTGCCCGTATTT
The DNA window shown above is from Chloroflexota bacterium and carries:
- the mtaB gene encoding tRNA (N(6)-L-threonylcarbamoyladenosine(37)-C(2))-methylthiotransferase MtaB; this translates as MSIPNPTVAIATLGCKVNQAESDGLGKEFRLNGFRLVPFTAPADIYIINTCTVTHMADRKSRQLIRQARRRNRQSLIVVTGCYVRTAPEEVAATGDVDLIVTSRNKVEILTSIRQATLSRRTDEGSSWPLSELSAYPVRTSKRGLRTKLRTRAFLKIQDGCSKFCSYCIVPFARGQEHSIAPDTVLTDIRELVEQDYQEVVLCGIRLGKYGQDLAPHTNYGLADLVGAILRETSCPRLRLSSVEPQDFDPSLLNLWPNPRLCRHFHLPLQSGSDAVLQRMRRGYDTASFLTTMHLIRQAIPDVAITTDMIVGFPGETNKEFEESYHFAKEASFARIHVFNFSPRCGTPAAAMPGQVPEAAKKVRSEMLLKLAKESGQRFRAQFVGTMGRVLYEQRMCPREQAKVLAGTEFQGLYDYTFWEGLTDNYIRVYTKTTNSLANKIVDTRLVGELSSGLLGELFLCAADFLTSDGTFCYI